Below is a window of Candidatus Omnitrophota bacterium DNA.
CGCAAAACGGCGTTGCCGCAGATAGTATTGCTGCTGGTTTTGCCCCCAAGGAAAATATTATCTCAAGCATTGTTATGTTTGGCGCTACTTATTTAGAGCCGGGAAAAATAGTGCATAATTTTGAAGGAAGCTGGATTTTAGCAGGCGCCTTTGGCAAAAATAATAAAAAAACCCCGCAGGTATCAGAGGTTTTAAATAAAATATTCCCTTGTTTAGTAAGTGAAGATATCCGGGGGATGAAGTATTTAAAGATCTTTGTTAACGCCAACAATTGTATCCCGGCGGTATTAGGCCAGAGCATGCAGGAAGCGTTCTCTGACCTAGAAATAAGCAGAATCAGTATTGCTATTTGGAAAGAGGCCATGGATGTGGTTTCGCGCTCTAATATAAAACTTGTTTCTCTGCCGGATTTTCCTCTTGAAAGGCTAGTGCGTATGACCCAAATGCCGATTTCCGAAGCCGCGCGCATTTATTCCGGGATCATGGCGTCTTTAAGCAAACAGCCCGTTTATGGCTCGATATTGCAGAGTATTAAACGTAAACGCGCTTCCGAAATAGATTACATTAATGGCGAATTCGTTTCTCTGGCAAAAGTCCATAATTCACAGGCGCCGCTTAATGAAATGCTGGTTAGTATGGTGCACAGGGTAGAAAAAACAGGGGATTTCTTTTCAAAAGAAGAGCTTTTGAGTAAAACCAAAGATTTAGTGGAGAAGATATGAGCGAAGTCAATACACCGTTCCCAAAACTAAGGTTAACCGTTAGCGCTGTTTATGGTGAATGTTACCATGGCTACAAAAAGGGCGACGAAATAATTTTAGAGGATTTTACCCACCCGCCAAAGCATTTTTGTCTGGGCCTGGCGCATGCCCTTTTTCCGGTAATTTACGCGTTAAGTTTCGGAGCAAGATTTCCCTTTCGTGACAATCAAAGGTCTTTATTGGTGACCTGCCCTGATGGTGGTAAGCTTGAATTTAAAGCTGAAATCTTAAACAAAGATGGCAAGATAGAAGAAATGCCTAAGGATCCGAATTTCAAAGGGCCAAATCCAAAGAAGATGATAATTGAGGTGGTTGAGGCAAAAGGAAAATGTACTTTTGGTTATAAAGTAGGCGATAAATGGGAGACTTGTGGCTTGAAGTGTATTCCCGGATTTTGCGGAGCAGCATTTCATACTGCCTTTCCGGCATTGTTCGCGCTTAATTTTGGCGCCAAGTTCTTTTTTATGCAGGATCCAAATTCTATTGATACTGTAACTTGTCCCGATGGCGGGAACATTATATTTAAGGTAAAAAGGATTGAAGAGAAATAATTATGAATAAAAAACGCGTTGTGATTACAGGTTTAGGGGTTATATCCCCCAATGGCATTGGAAAAGATAATGTCTGGCAGGCGATGGTAAATGGAAAGTCCGCGGTGCGTAGGGTGGATAGTTTTGATGTTTCGGTTTTTAACACCAAGATTGCCGCCGAGGTTAGAGATTTTGATCCTTTTAAATTGGGCCTAACCCATGACGAGGCCATGCGTATGGACCGCTATGTGCAGTTTGGGGTTGTGGCAGCTGATATGGCGATAAAGGATAGTAAATTAGATTTTTCTAAAGTAAACCTAGAGCGCGTGGGGGTGTGCCTTGCCAATGCCATCTGCGGCACAAAATATATGGAAGAAGAATTCGCCCTTGTTACTGATGACGGGAGAAATCCCATTGATCCTTTAAAGGTGCGCCCTGATTTGTATGATGCCGCGATGTTTAATACTCCCTCCATAGAGATTTCCGCGCGTTATAAATTAAAAGGTTTCTGCAACACTCTTTCTACCGGTTGCACCGCCGGGACAGACTCGCTTGGATTCGGTTTAGAGGCCATTCAGGACGCAGAACAGGATATTATGGTCTGTGGCGCGGCCGAGGCGCCGATTACGCCGATTACCTTTGGGGCTTTTGACGTGGTCAATGTCTTGTCTGTGCATAATGATATTCCGGAACAGGCCTCCAGGCCGTTTGATAAGAAACGTAACGGCTTTGTGATTTCCGAGGGGGCAGGGATACTTATCTTGGAAGAATTAAGCCACGCCTTAAAAAGAAACGCGCATATTTACGCGGAGGTATCGGGTTTTGGCACAAGCTGTAACGCCTTTCATATGACTGACCTGCCTTCTGACGGAACAGCTATGGCAAATTGTATTAATCTTGCCCTTGCCGATGCTTCTATGAAACCGCAGGAGATCGATTACATAAATGCCCATGGCTCTTCCACGCGCATGAACGATATCTTTGAGACTGCGGCCTATAAAATGTCATTTGGGGATTACGCCTATAAATTGCCGGCAAGTTCCTTAAAATCCATGATCGGCCACCCGTTAGCTGCGGCAAACGCCATAGAGTTAGTGGTTTGTTGTTTTATTTTTAAGAATAATATTCTTCCTCCGACAATAAATCAAGAGGAGCGCGACCCTTTATGCGACTTGGATTATGTTTCAAACGTGGCACGGGAAAAGAAAGTAAATACAATATTAAAGACTTCAAGCGGTTTTTCAGGGATACATTCGGCCTTAATTGTGAAGAGGTTCAAAGAATAAAATGGATAGAAAAATAGCAATCACAGGTTTAGGGATAGTCGCTCCTTCGGGAATAGGCCGTAGGCAGTTTTGGGCAAACATTAAATCCGCAAGAAGCTTTGTGAAAAAGATCAACCGTTTTGACGCTTCTCGGTATCCATCGCATATTGCCGGGCAAATTGATGAGCTTGATAAGTATAGCAATGTCTCCGAGCGGCTTCTAAAAAAGATGGATGCCTTTTCCCACATGGCGTTGATTGCTTCGGAGCTGGCGTTAGAGGATGCCAAGATTGATATAAAAAAAGAAGACCCGAATTTAGTGGGGATATTTTTGGGCAATGCCATTGGCGGCTGGCTTTATGCCGAAACAGAATTAAGGGACCTGTATATTGAGGGAAGAGACGGAGTTTCTCCTTATATGGCCTCAGCCTGGTTTCCGGCTGCGCCGCAGGGCCAGG
It encodes the following:
- a CDS encoding 2-dehydropantoate 2-reductase; protein product: MKIGVIGAGAIGNLVAAYLKLKEEDVFLAGTASSIDAIKKNGLDVSGVRGDFHLSLDCGLLLNEKKDLVILAAKTQDLKEALNANLDFIKGALLVTTQNGVAADSIAAGFAPKENIISSIVMFGATYLEPGKIVHNFEGSWILAGAFGKNNKKTPQVSEVLNKIFPCLVSEDIRGMKYLKIFVNANNCIPAVLGQSMQEAFSDLEISRISIAIWKEAMDVVSRSNIKLVSLPDFPLERLVRMTQMPISEAARIYSGIMASLSKQPVYGSILQSIKRKRASEIDYINGEFVSLAKVHNSQAPLNEMLVSMVHRVEKTGDFFSKEELLSKTKDLVEKI
- a CDS encoding TIGR04076 family protein; amino-acid sequence: MSEVNTPFPKLRLTVSAVYGECYHGYKKGDEIILEDFTHPPKHFCLGLAHALFPVIYALSFGARFPFRDNQRSLLVTCPDGGKLEFKAEILNKDGKIEEMPKDPNFKGPNPKKMIIEVVEAKGKCTFGYKVGDKWETCGLKCIPGFCGAAFHTAFPALFALNFGAKFFFMQDPNSIDTVTCPDGGNIIFKVKRIEEK
- a CDS encoding beta-ketoacyl-[acyl-carrier-protein] synthase family protein is translated as MNKKRVVITGLGVISPNGIGKDNVWQAMVNGKSAVRRVDSFDVSVFNTKIAAEVRDFDPFKLGLTHDEAMRMDRYVQFGVVAADMAIKDSKLDFSKVNLERVGVCLANAICGTKYMEEEFALVTDDGRNPIDPLKVRPDLYDAAMFNTPSIEISARYKLKGFCNTLSTGCTAGTDSLGFGLEAIQDAEQDIMVCGAAEAPITPITFGAFDVVNVLSVHNDIPEQASRPFDKKRNGFVISEGAGILILEELSHALKRNAHIYAEVSGFGTSCNAFHMTDLPSDGTAMANCINLALADASMKPQEIDYINAHGSSTRMNDIFETAAYKMSFGDYAYKLPASSLKSMIGHPLAAANAIELVVCCFIFKNNILPPTINQEERDPLCDLDYVSNVAREKKVNTILKTSSGFSGIHSALIVKRFKE